One segment of Macrotis lagotis isolate mMagLag1 chromosome 1, bilby.v1.9.chrom.fasta, whole genome shotgun sequence DNA contains the following:
- the LOC141513490 gene encoding small ubiquitin-related modifier 2-like isoform X2 encodes MADEKPKEGVKTENNDHINLKVAGQDGSVVQFKIKRHTPLTKLMKAYCERQDTPAQLEMENEDTVDVFQQQTGGVY; translated from the exons ATGGCCGACGAAAAGCCAAAGGAAGGAGTCAAGACTGAAAACAACGACCACATTAATTTGAAGGTGGCAGGGCAAGATGGTTCAGTGGTGCAATTTAAGATTAAGAGGCACACACCACTTACTAAACTAATGAAAGCCTATTGTGAACGACAGG ACACACCTGCACAGTTGGAAATGGAGAATGAAGATACAGTTGATGTATTCCAGCAGCAGACAGGAGGTGTTTACTAA
- the LOC141513490 gene encoding small ubiquitin-related modifier 2-like isoform X1: MADEKPKEGVKTENNDHINLKVAGQDGSVVQFKIKRHTPLTKLMKAYCERQGLSMRQIRFRFDGQPINEPDTPAQLEMENEDTVDVFQQQTGGVY, translated from the coding sequence ATGGCCGACGAAAAGCCAAAGGAAGGAGTCAAGACTGAAAACAACGACCACATTAATTTGAAGGTGGCAGGGCAAGATGGTTCAGTGGTGCAATTTAAGATTAAGAGGCACACACCACTTACTAAACTAATGAAAGCCTATTGTGAACGACAGGGTTTGTCAATGAGGCAGATCAGATTCCGATTTGATGGGCAACCAATCAATGAACCAGACACACCTGCACAGTTGGAAATGGAGAATGAAGATACAGTTGATGTATTCCAGCAGCAGACAGGAGGTGTTTACTAA